A stretch of DNA from Cannabis sativa cultivar Pink pepper isolate KNU-18-1 chromosome X, ASM2916894v1, whole genome shotgun sequence:
aaggcctgaaatgaaactctttatccatacaccatgtgatgtagcctcaaaacaagaaacgaactcagcctccatagtagaagtagcagtcaaggtttgtttgttactcctccaggacacagctccaccagcaaacataaacacgtaaccagATGTAAATTTACGTAAATCAGTACAACCAACGAAATATgtgtaacgcccgtacttttataaaaatattaattttatttacaagtgTTAAACGCGGAAAAACATAATgtcgcatttttatttaatacttgaaaatgttcacaactggccagttttcgtacaaaagacataataaataataactaaaataattgcgaCATAAACTTAATAGCGTAATAAATATATAGAGCGCCCTAGACCGCCCTCAGTTATATGGTCCTCAGCGAGTTCACACACAAGCGTCCAAAGTTCCACTCGCCACCGGCATTCTAGACTTTCAGTTACTTTGGTCTGCACATGGTAATTTaataagggtgagctactaaactcagtaaggaaatgtgtgtcaggtagtcacataaataaaaataaaacttaactaAAAATGCACATGCTCATATATAGACAACTAGCAAAACATAAACTTAATCATATCACTAGTAGCTAATAACTAGGTTCTaagctaaatcacataataatgaTTACGCCCGAGTCCAATTTGGGCAAATAAACTCGAGCTATTGgactaaatggcggagggctgggttcagtaaaatcgtacccactactaaatggccccctatctaccatatagacccaacagtcaagtatttaaccattatcttctcggtcaaaccatgtcacataaactataatctatatttaaataatgtcaaactactatacattatttaaataacataacaatcataactaaataatgtgaatcttacaaacacactatttacatacatacttaaataacatgaatcttataaacacattatttaaatatatacctttagcaatggccatgctctaatactgtaaacatacataaatgacatgaatcttataaacatattatttaaatatatattatacagtacattaaataacaaacaataaagagtcaggcagaagaccttagttaacttctcttttactattcccactccttctatgaatgttattacatacagaaaacttatgtttttctacttaatttccttacctcgaatGTGGAGTCCTAGCCTTGATTGCAATGAGAGTGATTTTCTTGAGAAATAATTGTCTTACGAAAAACCTAAAGTTCATACTCATTAATTAGGATTTATCGTAatggtatatacatatatatatatatatgaaattttaactTTGAatctaaaaatctaaaattataAGATGATACCTTAGTTTCCAAAGAAAACTAGCAGAGCACTAAAACTTGAATGTAAAAATAGTGGTGATGATGATGTCGATATGATGAAGGACATATATATACGTATGGGAGAATGATAGTGATGTTTAAGAGAGGATGTTGGTGTTTAAAGCTTGTAGTAATTATGATGGTGTGTATGGCTATCTTGGCTCTTGGAAAAACAAGTGAGTGGCTATAAAAGATAGAATAAAATAACTTCAGTATAGAAGAGGGGCAAGAGAGAGTATAGTGGATAGCTATTTGGCTTTTAGTGAATGAAGAAATGTGAGAATGATAGCTCCTATTTATAGCCTCAAGGTTTAACTAAACTCACTAATTTCAAGCCTCTCATTTAGCTTGCTATAGTTAACTTAATTAAATACTAAATACCTAAATTCAAATCTTTTTCTCCCATACTTGGTCAAAAGGGAACtataactccgatttttttttttttatgtaggtGATAATATACTTTAAACTTGAACTCCAACTCCACTCTCTCACTTCATTATCCTCGGTCCACTTAGACTAGAGGAGtagttattattatatttgaatCCTAGGCTTATTATTGGTCTCTAGTTGTTGTGTGGTTTGAGTGCTTCTTAAACCTTTCATCACACGTGTACTAAGTATTATTTAAATCaaattgtttcaaaaaaaagtaTCTACAACTATGCTTGTACATGTATCATGTTTAAATTTTGAAAGCTTCCCATATATTTCTCCAACAATGTGCCACACGTTTCTTATATGAACATTAGGGTAACTATATTTTGACACCTCATTCCATGAATAGTTCAAAACTACTCATCAAGACCCATTATTTAAGacttataaaattataacttaactATTTCTCAATGCTTCATATACAAGCTATTTATTTCTTCAATTCCTCATGCCACACATGCATATATTTATGCAAAATATTTTATCACTAAATTTGTAGCATCCACCATAGTTATCTCTAATAGTCAAAGTAGtaaccaaaaattaaaattatatccGACTTAATCTATAGTCCAACTATAATATCAACATAATTCCTATAGCTTGAAAGATACCATAGTCAATAACATATTTTATGAAATCACTATTTCCACATCGAGATATTAAGACtagcatagaaaaaaaaataatacctgAATATTTTGGTTATTACAATCTACCCTCCTTacaggaatttcgtcctcgaaatttacttaCTAGAGAATAACCCTGTATACTGATTCTGCATGTCCTTCTCCAACTCCCATGTTGCTTCTCTATCAGAACTATCACTCCACAGGATTTTGACTAAAGGTATAGTCTTATTTCGTAAGACTTTTGTTCCTTTTTCTATCACGCGCACAGGGCGTGCCATATAACTCATGTCCTGCTGCAAGTTCAAGTTCTCGTATTTAAGCACATGTGTCGGATCAGGTACATACTTCCGTAACATGgaaatatggaaaaaattatGCGTTTCTGCTAATGTTGGCGGTAGGGCCAAATGGTAAGCTACCTGACCAGCTCCAAATCGGTATTTCAAAAGGACACTATAAATCTTGGGCTTAACTTTCCCCTTTTTCCGAAAATGCATAATCCCTTCATAGGTGATACCTTCAAGAACACTAAGTCCCCTACGCGTAAAACTCAACCTCCGTCTTTTCGGATACGCATAACTTTTCTCGTCTACTTTGGGCGGTTGAGCATCCTTGCCGTATCTTTTCAAGCACGAAGCTTCTCTTCTTGTTCACGGACCTAAGTAGCGTCTTTCTccaacttcatcccagtgaagcgGGGACCTGCATTTTCgtccatacaacatctcatatgGTGCCATTCCGATTGTGGCTTGATAACTATTATTGTAGGAGAACTCCATTAGAGGTAAATACTTGCTCCACGAACCAGTGAAGTTTATTACACACGCTCGAAGCATATCCTCGAGTATTTGGATGGTGCGTTCAGATTGTCCATCAGTTTGGAGATGAAATACTGTACTTAATTTCAATCGCGTCCCCATTGTCTTATGTCGACTCTCCCAGAACTTGGAGGTGAATATCGAACCTCTATTAGAGACTATCGTCTTTGGAACTCCATGAAGCCTCAATATCTCTTGCACGTATAAGTCAGCATATTGCTCTGCGTTGTAAGTAGACTTTACTGGAACAAAGTGTGCTGACTTTGTGAGTCTGTCTATAATTACCGAAACTGAGTCGTGTTGCTTGGTTGTTCAGGGTAGTCctgtcacaaaatccatggctatatcttcccacttccattatgGGATTTCCAAGGGTTGCAACATCCATGctagtctctgatgttcagccttaacttgttgacaagtgaggcatctagcTACAAATTCAGCTACATCCTTCTTCATCCCTGGCCACCAATACAAGGTTTTTAAATCATTGTACATTTTGGTTGACCCTGGATGCATTGAGTAGGGTGTAGTGTGTGCTTCCATCATGATCTTTCTTTTAAGATCTATGTCATTGGCTACACACACTCTTCCCTTATACCTTAACATGCTGTCTGTACCTTCGGAGAAACTTTCCGCCTCTTTCTCTGGCAAGCCTGCTCTTTTCTTTTGTAAGAACTCATCAACAATCTGTGCATCTTTAAGTTCTTGTAGCAGCGTCGAGACAATGGTTAGGTTAGCTAGCTTTTGTGTAATGATCTCTATACCACTTCTATGGAGTTCTTGTTGTAGTGGCATTTCCATTTGTGCCAGTATTTACGTTAAGCCGGCATAAATCGCGTCTACGCGCATGCTACTACGTTGGCCTTTCCGGATGGTAGTGgatttcacaatcatagtccttaacAAGCTCTAGCCATCGCCTCGCCTCATGTTGAGTTCCTTTGCGTAAAGAAGTACTTCAGGCTCTTgtggtcggtataaatttcacatttctCCCCGTAGAGATAGTGCCTCCATATTTTTAGCGCAAAAACTACTGCTGCCAACTCCAGATCGTGTGTTGGGTACCTCTGTTCATACACCTTAAGTTGTCTTAAGGCATACGCTACTACTTTGTCATTTTGCATCAGCACGCATCCCAGCCCTTGTTTCGATGCATCGCAGTACACCACAAACTTATCCTTGTTATTGGGAACACATAATACAGGGGCTGTTATTAGTTTCTCCTTAAGTGTTTGGAAGCTACCCTCACACttttctgaccagacaaacttcTGCGTCTTTCGAGTCAAGTTGTTTAGAGGAGTTGCGATCTTGAAAAATCCTTCAACGAAACGTCTATAGTAACAACAGACCCAAGAAGCCTTTACTTCACTTGCAGTCTTAGGTGTTGGCCAGCTCTTGACCGCTTCGATCTTTGTAGGATCCACCTCGACTCCATCTTTGGAAACTATATGGCCTAGGAATGCCACCTTCtctaaccaaaattcacatttcttgaatttggcgtatAGTTGGTTCTCCTTAAGTCGGTTTAGAGTCATCCTCAGGTGCTCCTCATGTTCTTCCATAGTTTTGGAGTAGATAAGAATGTCATCAATGAATACAACAACAAACTTATCTAGGTactccttgaacaccctattcatcaTATCCATGAAGGCTGCTGGGGCGTtagttagtccgaatgacattactaagaactcatagtgtccataccgtgTTCTGAATGTTGTCTTGGGTATGTCTTCCTTTCGGACCTTCAGCTGGTGATACCCAGGTCTTAGATCTATCTTTGAGAACATAGTCGAGCCTTGCAATTGATCAAAGAGATCGTCAATCCTTGGcaaaggatacttattcttGATGGTCACCTTGTTAAGCTCACGGTAGTCTATGCACATCCTCAtgcttccatctttcttcttgataaAGATTACtagagcaccccaaggtgagaaACTTGGTCTAAAGATCCCTTTGTGTAGGAGCTCTTGTAGCTATACTTTGAGTTTCTACAGCTTGTTAATCACCATTTTGTATGGAGCCTTCAAAATTGAAGCATTCTTGGAGCTAACTTGATGATGAACTCCACGTCATTGTCTGAGGTTATCCCCGGTAGATCTCTTAAAAGACCTTTTGGAATTCACAGATTATGTGCGTGTTTTTCATTATTAGTTATGTCTCCAATGCTTTGTGCACTACATTGGCCAACAACGCTTGACACCATACCTTCCTTATCTGGCTAATCTTTAAGGATGAGATTAAAGAAATCATAAGGCTAGCTTAACTTCTTTGAAAGTAATCTGGTCTCCGGCCTTTGTTCCCAAAAGCGACCAAATATTTTCAGCAATAGATGAATGGATAGCCAATCCATATCAAGTGCAGCGCCATGATCCTTCATTTCTAGCTCTATCAAGTCATTCGTCAGTTGTCTTTTATTGAGTTTCGTATATCCTAATATGGGTGCTACAATCCTTCGTCATTCCTTCCCCTCTAATCGATTAGAGCCTCCTTCAAATGtcgatttttttattattctttcatATGATGGCTGAAAGCAGTGTGTTGGCTATTGAACTGAATTCCTTGTGCTTTACTGCTTATTGCAATGCAACTTTTCATCCTGAGGTTGGAGTCGTTCCCTAAGCTTGGCATTCTCTTTCACCAACTACTCATGAAATGAGCGTCCTCTCAACTCAGCATATGCATTGTTATGTACTTACGTGGGTGCCACTTCCATAATAGTGCAACTCGTTGTCCTTATCCTCCACCATGACTAACTTAGCCTCGTAGTTCATCTCCTTCTTAAACTTCTTGTAGGTGTTGAAGCTCCTCCTTCTTGATTGTTTCTTATGAGATAACTTGATCGTCTAAGCAACATTGTCTCTTAATATTTAGTTCTAATTcttctaaaataaaattcctaaaAAAACTAACCTAActatttgaataatttataatattcctAGTAGATAAAATCAActaattatttttctataaaagaaaaatttctcCCTATTAACATAACAGTTCACAAAATAATCTCTATAATCAcgtaaaataaaacaataaaacatatttttatatggtttacttaaaaaaaattcattttttttttcaagagtcATATGGTACTAACTAAAATCAACTTCTAAAATTGGACCTAAggaatttcttaaaatatattgaaaagaATTATTTCATATGGGTAGTACCTAAACTCGGATATTGGTACTAAGATTCTCTGTAGtaaatgaaattttgaaattagacaAGTAAAAACAAAATGCAAA
This window harbors:
- the LOC133031959 gene encoding uncharacterized protein LOC133031959; translation: MGTRLKLSTVFHLQTDGQSERTIQILEDMLRACVINFTGSWSKYLPLMEFSYNNSYQATIGMAPYEMLYGRKCRSPLHWDEVGERRYLGITYEGIMHFRKKGKVKPKIYSVLLKYRFGAGQVAYHLALPPTLAETHNFFHISMLRKYVPDPTHVLKYENLNLQQDMSYMARPVRVIEKGTKVLRNKTIPLVKILWSDSSDREATWELEKDMQNQYTGLFSSK